A region of Paractinoplanes abujensis DNA encodes the following proteins:
- a CDS encoding glycerophosphodiester phosphodiesterase, whose translation MSDYRPLVFAHRGGADALPEHTLAAYMRALDEGVDGLECDVRLTRDGHLVCVHDGRLGRTSNGRGRVSAKTLAELDSLDFGSWHPGYPVDEEPLPEFSRLLTLDRLLAAVRDSGRPVRLLIETKHPSRYGAEVERRLVKLLRRYGLDEPKPDDPVQVTVMSFAALALRRVRAQAPGLPTVYLLEILPPGIGRGRLPFGARIAGPGAALVRSRPGLIPAIRAAGHQTYVWTVNDQADLDMVLEHRVDGVITDRPKFVLDSLATL comes from the coding sequence GTGAGCGACTACCGCCCGCTCGTCTTCGCGCACCGCGGAGGCGCCGACGCCCTGCCGGAGCACACGCTCGCGGCCTACATGCGCGCCCTCGACGAGGGCGTGGACGGGCTGGAGTGCGACGTCCGGCTCACCCGCGACGGCCACCTCGTCTGCGTACACGACGGCCGGCTCGGCCGCACCAGCAACGGCCGGGGCCGGGTGAGTGCCAAGACGCTGGCCGAGCTCGACTCGCTGGACTTCGGCTCCTGGCATCCGGGCTATCCGGTCGACGAGGAGCCGCTGCCCGAGTTCTCCCGCCTGCTGACACTGGACCGGCTGCTGGCCGCGGTGCGTGACAGCGGCCGGCCGGTGCGGTTGCTCATCGAGACCAAACATCCGTCACGGTACGGAGCCGAGGTCGAACGCCGGCTGGTCAAGCTCCTGCGCCGCTACGGCCTGGACGAGCCGAAACCGGACGATCCCGTGCAGGTGACCGTGATGTCGTTCGCCGCCCTGGCCCTGCGGCGGGTGCGGGCCCAGGCGCCGGGTCTGCCGACGGTCTATCTGCTGGAGATCCTGCCGCCCGGGATCGGCCGGGGCCGCCTGCCCTTCGGCGCGCGGATCGCGGGGCCGGGGGCGGCGCTGGTCAGGTCCCGTCCGGGGCTGATCCCGGCCATCCGGGCCGCGGGGCACCAGACGTACGTCTGGACCGTCAACGATCAGGCCGATCTCGACATGGTGCTGGAGCACCGGGTGGACGGGGTCATCACCGATCGTCCCAAGTTCGTGCTCGACAGCCTCGCCACCTTGTGA
- a CDS encoding rhodanese-like domain-containing protein, whose protein sequence is MFGPQVPSVTPAEVGDDAYLLDVREPDEWTAGHAPGAHHLPMMEIPARMAEVPTDREVVVVCRSGGRSGQVVSYLMGNGWDNVRNLDGGMQSWAFAGREVVSENGQQAQVL, encoded by the coding sequence GTGTTCGGACCACAAGTACCAAGCGTGACCCCCGCCGAGGTCGGCGACGACGCCTACCTGCTCGACGTGCGAGAGCCCGACGAGTGGACGGCGGGGCACGCCCCCGGCGCCCACCACCTGCCGATGATGGAGATCCCGGCCCGCATGGCCGAGGTCCCGACCGATCGGGAGGTGGTGGTCGTCTGTCGTTCCGGCGGCCGCTCCGGCCAGGTCGTCTCCTATCTGATGGGCAACGGCTGGGACAACGTGCGCAACCTGGACGGCGGCATGCAGTCCTGGGCGTTCGCCGGCCGCGAGGTCGTCAGCGAGAACGGGCAGCAAGCACAAGTTCTGTGA